In Streptococcus uberis, a single window of DNA contains:
- the hisS gene encoding histidine--tRNA ligase — protein MKLQKPKGTQDILPGEAAKWQYLENVARETFKKYHYGEIRTPMFEHYEVISRSVGDTTDIVTKEMYDFHDKGDRHITLRPEGTAPVVRSFVENKLFAPEVQKPVKLYYIGSMFRYERPQAGRLREFHQIGVECFGSANPASDVETIAMASHLFETLGIKDMTLHLNSLGNPSSRAAYRQALIDYLTPMREQLSKDSKRRLDENPLRVLDSKEVEDKVAVENAPSILDYLDEESKAHFEAVQEMLTTLNIPFVIDTNMVRGLDYYNHTIFEFMAKVEGSDLTICAGGRYDGLVSYFDGPETPGFGFGLGLERLLLILEKQGITLPIEEPMDVYLAVLGEAANSKALALVQAIRKQGFTAERDYLGRKIKAQFKSADSFNAKTIITLGESEVETGKVIIKNNQTREEMEVSLEEITSNFATIMEKLV, from the coding sequence TGCTAAGTGGCAATATCTCGAAAATGTTGCACGTGAAACATTTAAAAAATACCATTATGGCGAAATTAGAACGCCTATGTTTGAACATTATGAAGTTATTAGCCGATCAGTTGGGGACACCACTGATATTGTAACTAAAGAAATGTATGATTTTCACGACAAAGGTGACCGTCACATTACGCTTCGCCCGGAAGGGACAGCCCCTGTCGTTCGTTCCTTTGTTGAGAACAAGCTTTTTGCTCCAGAAGTCCAAAAACCGGTTAAATTGTATTATATTGGATCCATGTTCCGATATGAAAGACCTCAAGCAGGACGTTTACGTGAATTTCACCAAATTGGTGTAGAGTGCTTCGGTTCAGCCAATCCTGCTAGTGATGTTGAGACGATTGCGATGGCAAGTCATTTATTTGAAACATTAGGCATTAAGGATATGACGCTTCATCTAAATAGTCTTGGGAATCCATCTAGTCGTGCCGCATATCGTCAGGCGCTCATTGATTACTTGACGCCTATGCGTGAGCAATTGTCAAAAGATAGTAAACGTCGTTTAGATGAAAATCCCTTACGTGTCCTTGACTCTAAAGAAGTAGAAGATAAGGTAGCCGTTGAAAATGCCCCTTCTATTTTGGATTATTTAGATGAAGAAAGCAAAGCTCATTTTGAAGCTGTACAAGAGATGTTGACAACTTTAAATATTCCATTTGTCATTGATACCAATATGGTCAGAGGTCTTGACTACTACAATCATACGATTTTTGAGTTTATGGCAAAAGTTGAAGGTTCAGATTTAACGATTTGTGCTGGAGGTCGTTATGATGGTTTGGTAAGCTATTTTGACGGACCAGAAACCCCTGGATTTGGATTTGGATTAGGCTTAGAACGCTTGTTATTAATTTTGGAAAAGCAGGGCATCACACTGCCTATTGAAGAGCCAATGGACGTATACTTGGCTGTACTGGGAGAAGCTGCCAACAGCAAAGCTTTAGCATTAGTACAAGCAATCCGCAAACAAGGCTTCACTGCAGAACGTGACTATCTTGGACGCAAGATTAAAGCACAATTTAAATCTGCAGATAGTTTCAATGCTAAAACGATTATCACACTCGGTGAAAGTGAAGTAGAAACTGGAAAAGTCATCATCAAAAATAATCAAACACGTGAAGAAATGGAAGTTTCACTTGAAGAAATCACTTCCAACTTTGCTACTATTATGGAAAAACTCGTTTAA